In the genome of Anguilla anguilla isolate fAngAng1 chromosome 15, fAngAng1.pri, whole genome shotgun sequence, the window TCTTTGGGGATGCTGGGGTACAGGAAGCGCAGcgggttttctggaatgttctctTCCGCCATGACCTTGTAGTTGCGGATGATGTCGGGGAAGGAGACGGCCGTGAGCTCCTTTTTGGTGTACGGCTCCACCGCATGGAACTGGGGCTCGCCTGCATGTGTGAGAACATACGTGTGTTCAGTTtaacataacacacacaacatacgtGTGTTCAGtttaacaacacacacaacatacgtgttttcagtttaacataacacacacaacatatgtgtgttcagtttaacataacacacacaacatttgtgtgttcagtttaacaacacacaacatttgtgtgttcagtttaacataaacacacaacatacGTGTGTCCAATTTAACATAAAACCGACAACATATGTGTGTTCAATTTAACAACACACAACATTTGTATGTTCAATTtaacataacacacacaacatacggTATGTGTGTTAAATTtaacataacacacacaacatatgtGTGTTCAATTTAACAACACACAACATTTGTGTGTTCAATTtaacataacacacacaacatacagtatgtgtgttcaATTTAACataacacacaccacatacgTGTGctcaatttcacattttttaaaaacagaataaatttgATATAATGTCAAAGAATTAGCATGGCATAAGAActacaaacaaaatggagattTTGAATACACAGGGCCTTTACTCATTTTAAAGACCCTACTGTGGAAGGCAGGCAGTACAACATAAACAGACTGGCCtggagtaggggggggggggggtctgaccacACCTCCAGTCCAGTCAGAGCACACGAGAGGACCCTTCCACGGGCCCCGGCCTCACCCCCGGCCCTCaaccctaccccctcccccggccctcACCGTTTTGGGAGAACTCCACCCAGGTAAAGCCATCCCCACCCCCGGCCCTCACCGTTGGGGGAGAACTCCACCCAGGTAAAGGTGATGGCTCCTTCGCGGCTGCTCTCGCTGAACCGCAGCAGGAAGGTCCCGGAGTTCATGTCCTTAAGTAGCGCCCGCTCGCGGTCCTTACTCACGAAACCCATAATGTGCCTGcgtaccacacacagacagacacacagacagacacgcagacagacacgcagacagacacgcacacacacacagacagacacacagacagacagacacacagacagacagacagacacgcagacagacacacagacacacacagaggagccaAATGTCGTTATGCAAATATAGCTACATAGCATCAACCCTTTTTCTGCCCGATAATTAAAACCAGGCCTACGTGGGGCTGCGATTGGTTAGTTCTTGGTTGGGAAGACCAGGTTGTCaggtcaattaaaaaaattccaggAAAAATGGTTTGTCTTATCCAAACAGTAGCACAGTGAACAAGAGTGTCCCGGCAACCCATCTCTCTCTATCCAGTCATATCACCATCCCCAAGTTCAGGAACATAAATatcatattcacacacagtattttaatattacaaTTAGGAAACTGTGGCGCTGTGGGGCTATAGGCCCCAGTCGGTACTGGAACAATCCGGATTCAATATCAGACTATGAGACCCTCCCCATGTCCTGTTATTCATCATCAATAAGCCTTGTTGTGTATAACATCTGGGAAAAGAGGTCCACATTTGCTTTTTGTACTTGTTATTTAATTAACCCAATTATATGAGATCGGACACTTTAGCTACATTGTGACTCCTGAAGACAGCTGTTGTGTCACTATATGAAACTTCTCTACTGTGGCTTATTCTGCAGaattaattaatgcagaatATTAGCCAGTTGAGCCgtggtggaaacagaaacctgtCCCTCCAACCCAAATCCTCGCTCACCAGCAAGAAGTTCCCCTGGACCGACAGTGTTCCTGGACTCAGCGCTGTGCATCACCTTACCCATCGTTCCAGAGTGCCAGCAGGTGTCTCTTGATCAGCTCCAGAATTCCCTCAATCCACAGCCAGAAGGGGAAGGTCTTCTCGCTCTGCCGgagtgaacacacactcactgagctcacatgaaaaacacacaatcactgagctcacagtaaaacacacactcactgatctCACAGtaacaacacacactcactgagctcacagtaaaacacacactcactgagctcacatgaaaaacacacactcactgagctcacatgaaaaacacacaatcactgagctcacagtaaaacacacactcactgagctcacagtaaaacacacactcactgagctcacatgaaaaacacacactcactgagctcacagtaaaaacacacaatcactgagctcacatgaaaaacacacactcactgagctcatggtaaaacacacactcactgagctcacatgacaaacacacactcactgatctcacagtaaaacacacactcactgagctcacatgaaaaacacacactcactgagctcatggtaaaacacacactcactgagctcacatgaaaaacacacactcactgatctcacagtaaaacacacactcactgagctcacatgaaaaacacacactcactgagctcatggtaaaacacacactcactgagctcacatgaaaaacacacactcactgagctcacagtaaaacacacactcactgagctcacatgaaaaacacacactcactgagctcatggtaaaacacacactcactgagctcacatgaaaaacacacaatcactgaGCTCAtggtaaaacacacactcactgagctcacatgaaaaacacacactcactgagctcatggtaaaacacacactcactgagctcacatgaaaaacacacaatcactgagctcacatgaaaaacacacactcactgagctcatggtaaaacacacactcactgagctcacatgaaaaacacacaatcactgagctcacatgaaaaacacacactcactgagctcatggtaaaacacacactcactgagctcacatgaaaaacacacaatcactgaGCTCAtggtaaaacacacactcactgaggtcacagtaaaacacacaatcactgagctcacagtaaaacacactcactgagctcacggtaaaaacacacaatcactgagctcacagtaaaacacacactcactgagctcacggtaaaaacacactcactgatctcacagtaaaaacacacactcactgatctcacagtaaaaacacacaatcactgagctcacagtaaaaacacactcactgatCTCACGgtaaaaacacactcactgagctcacagtaaaacacagtcACTGAGCTCACGGTAAAACACACATTGAGctcacagtaaaaacacactcactgatCTCACGgtaaaaacacactcactgagctcacagtaaaaacacactcactgagctcacagtaaaacacagtcACTGAGCTCACGGTAAAACACACATTGAgctcacagtaaaacacacaatcactgaGCTCAtggtaaaacacacactcactgagctcacagtaaaacacactcactgagctcacggtaaaaacacactcactgacctcacagtaaaaacacacactcactgagctcacagtaaaaacacactcactgagctcacagtaaaaacacactcactgagctcacagcaaaaacactcactgagctcacagtaaatacacacacgcactgagcTCAGAGtaaaacacactcactgagctcaCGGTAAAAACACTCACTCAGCTCATTGTGAAAACACAAATGACagaaattattaaatgttataAAGATTATTAGCGTTATTTCATGTTATTACCATGCTAAAACATAAATGGCATGTTCATCtacaccagtggtgtcaaactcgtgccacggagggccgtgtgtatgcaggttttcattccagcctcagatcttgattatataattagttaaattatttgctgaattagggatgcaggtttgtgcacaatggtgacccgacgtctatggtgacccgcattgtctaaataaaaattttcttatattctgtgcttcaatgcagttaaacgcatatggctgaatgagtaattggactcaattaaggcagcattaattggttggaatgaaaacctgcatacacacggctctccatggcacgagtttgacaccacagATCTACACTTAACGGCAGTTTGCACAGGCTCCGGATGATGACACACCTTACAGAACTTGGTCCAGGGGATGAGCCCTTCGGGGTTTCCGCCCGCCTCTCGACCTACAGGACAACAAGCTCTTCAGAAACCTCCCCGTTCTTCAACCCTCACATCTAGGTAATGTCATGTAATCTGGCTCTAAGCCCTCACGGGACTGTAGTCCAGTAAGCAGTCAATAAGACACATCAAACAGTCTCAGGAAGGATACTAAGTTTCACACCACACAGCTGAATTACCCATACTCACCCAGCAGTTTGTCTCCCAGCATGCTGAGCTGCTCCTCACTCAGCCCCCGCTTGGTGACGGAGGAGAACTGCCAGCTCAGCACTTCGGACAGCTGGCACCAGCGGGCCTGGGGGGCACTGAGGAAGAAGGACAGGTTCTGGAacgggggagaaggagagggaagcgtcagccaatcagcagccagagagctggcggcacagaaataaaaccaCGGATAGTACTAGAAATATGGTGCAAGGGaggaaatggaataaaatggcCGACCTTTGGCTCGGTGCACAGCATGTTGTACCACAGGATAGAGGCCCAGCCGCTAGGGAGCTGGCTCACGTTGGAGATCACCACAATCGGGAGGGAGGTAATCTGTGGGCGGCAGCATGGGGAGGTGGAGAGACGGAGAAAACGGTCTTATCAGTCATCTTAtgttctacacacacacgcacgcgcacatgcacacacatacacacacacccacacacacacacatatatatacatacacacacacacacacacacacacatacacacacacacacacacacacatatatatacatacacacacacacacacacacacacacacacacacacacacatacacacacacacacacacacatatatatacacacacacacacacacacacacacacacacacacacacacacatatatatacacacacacacacacacacacacacctcagggAAAGTAACCTCAAAGATACAGCCTGCCCGGTCAAACAAACAAGTTATGAACCAGGAAGCAGCGCACACAATCACACCCTTGCAATATGAAGCTCCTTATCACTACTATAAAATTTTGAGTGTTAAACCGAATCAAGTCACCCTTTCTGCTGATACAATAGTGGTAACACCACAAACATTAACATCTGAAACTACAAGGTGGAGAGGTCAACAGTGTTAAAAAGCAGGACCAGACCAACCTCAAATAACACTATAAAACCACACTTACcagcatttctttctttctcggCTGTGAGATTCAAGGATCAAAACTTTATTGCCTTGTCAACACAGTTGACTGGAATTTGCAGCTCCTTGAAAACAATGCAAATACCCCACATTGCTGTCTAGGAAAATGAGGTAGCGGCGAAGTGGAAATAATGGATTTTATGTCTTGTGTAAAATGTTAACTAAATACTGATAGAGTCACTATGAAGGCACTATATTCAGGACGTATAAGTACCGCTCGCCGTGCTGCGGTCAGCCGTTAAATCTCAGGCACCTCCCCGGTCACAGTGTCCCAGTCTTACCTCCAGGTCGATGACGAGTCCCGGCTGGCAGAGCTGCGTCTCGAAGCTGATGGAGTGCAGCTCCTCCGTCACGATGAGCGGCCCCTGCGATCACAGCCAAACCCGCCCAATCAGCACCTTACAGACTCCCACATACAGCCAAACCCGCCCAATCAGCACCTTACAGACTCCCACATACAGCCAAACCCGCCCAATCAGCACCTTACAGACTCCCACATACAGCCAAAACCACCAAATCAGCATCTTCCAGACTCCCACATACATCCAGAACCACCAAATCAGCATcttacaaatgcacacacagccaaaacTGTCAAATCAGCACCTTGCagactcccacacacagccaaaacCACCAAATCAGCATCTTACAGACTCCCACATAGCCTACATCCAGAACCACCAAATCAGCATcttacaaatgcacacacagccaaaacTCCCAAATCAGCACCTTGCagactcccacacacagccaaaacCACCAAATCAGCACCTTACagactcccacacacagccaaaacTTCCAAATCAGCACCTTACagactcccacacacagccaaaacTTCCAAATCAGCATCTTGCagactcccacacacagccaaaacTTCCAAATCAGCATCTTGCagactcccacacacagccaaaaccacaaaaacagcacCTTACAGGCTCCCACACagccaaaaccacaaaaacagcacCTTATACAAACTCCCACACAGAGCCAAACCGCCAAATCAGCACCTTATAGTTTCCGGTGTATTCTTCCTTACCTCATTTGTCCTGTTACCAGCAGCCTTCTGTTCTTTCAATTGCTGCgtttgagaaaacaaaacacagattttcACACAGTAGCCAAAGAAGGAGGAACAGCCTTCATAACAGCTTATAACATGCTTACGACACGCCCTTATGGAGTTATAAAGGCTCGTACCAGATGGCGAAACTCGGCGGCCAGGCTGCCGTTGGACTCCTCCATGTTCATCACCTTGGTGCTGGTGCCAAGGATGTTGAACTTGCGGAAGCTGGAACAGACCGAAAAGATTATTCCTCATCAACTGCAGGAATAATTTAAAGTCAATTCAGTCGATAGGATTGTTTATGAAATGAATCTCATACCCTTTCAACTTGTTTTTTTCAGGGACATCCCTAGGGGAGAAAACAACCAGGTCAGTGAATGGAGACAGCTGAGCTTTGGGTGTATTTTATATCTAAACATGGagcaaataaaatgcttttattagAAAACACTGGCCATGGACACAAACTCACTTGTCAAAAGATGCTTTGACTCGGAGCTGGTAGTTAAATTCCTGCAGCTTCACCAACagcctgagaaaaaaaaatgtgacatcataaaacaaaatgtcacaacACTAAGTGTTAAGAAAAATATGTTGAGGAAAATTATATTTAGTCATATGGTTATGCCTAAACTAATGTTCCTGCATGAAAAAGGCATGAAATGTTTTAAGTGTATAGAAACTTACACACTATACGCATAATGCATAAATCATGCAGCTCCTAGCTATCAACTGATAACTAAGTGTGggacattttacaattttttctAAATGATGACAAGCTTGTCCTTGcagtaatacttttttttggggggcggggggggggaggcttagAAGACCAGAACAGGAAGCGAACAAGTACCTGAGTACCTGACAGCTGTCCATTTCCTTTCCAATAATTACAATGTGACGTtagcagtttttgtgttttttttgcaattctttttttctctacGATTTTGAGTAAACGGTCGTTCCCCTAATAACAACTGAACTGCGGTAACCGGCAGAGTTTCCTcagtggaggtcagaggtcataccTGAGCTTGACGGTGAACTGCACGCCCGTCTTCAGCACCAGGGGTCGCTGTGGGTGCGTGGGCATGCAGGGCTGTCTCTCCACCACGATGGAGCTGAAACAGAGGCCCACCCAACACCTCAGGAACCGCCACGGCCACCGCCAGCACAGCTAACCACCTCTCCCACTCACACGCATTTCTTTTCCAAAATATCACTGCTAGGGACAATGCAGTACAGGTGCAGTACAGTCAAGTTCCTAAAAACATACTCTTCCAGATTACTATTATTAGAAATATCATAATTAATGTCATCATCATGtcttccattattttttttaatgaaaaacagcagccaACAAAGAGAACAGAATACGAAATGAAATCAGGGGAAGACGGACAGAggggagaaaagggagaggAACAGGTGAAGGTGTAAACAGACAGAGTATCCTGTGAAAGGGGGATCCTTCCCCAGCTGAGGTTAAAggctgtgtgcggtgtgttCCCTGTACCAGAACAGGCAGGGCTGAACTGAGGTCTGATCTTACTTGATGACGAGGTTCCGGAACAGGTTCAGCGCCCGGTCCTCCAGGAAGCCCTTCTTCTGGGTAATGGGGTCGTTCTCGTACGTGTACTGCTGCTCCAGTTCCAGAAGCTTCCTCACCTGCTGCCGCACCTGCTGGAGGCTCTCGGCCACCGTTGTGAACCTGAGGGGCGGGTGGATCGGTAAGAAACCCCGCCTACACCCTTTTCACCTGAGTTACTGTACCTACGCCCTTTTCACCTGAGTTACTGAACCTACGCCCTTTTCACCTGAGTTACTGAACTTATGCTCTTTTCACCAGAGTTACTGAACCTACGCTCTTTTCACCAGAGTTACTGAACTGACCAGTAGCTACATATTTTCACCGTAGTTTTGAACCTACGCAAGACGTCCATGTAAACAGGAAAAGATAGCCTCTCATATCCTCATTTTAGTTCTCAGAAAACCAAAATAATCTCAACAGTCAATAGCGATAACTGACTTCTCAAAGGTAGGTGATGTGGGTGTTGGTTAGGGCAGCGTGTGAAACAGCGCCCTCCTCTGGCCATTACCAGGTCTGCAGCTGGTCCAGGCAGGTGTTTGGTGGGCCCCCGATGCAGGCAATCTGCTGGCGCCGTTTCCAGTCGGGCAGCTCGTCCGTGACCAGGGCGTACTGGATCTGCTCCACCGCGTTCAGCACGTCCGCCATCTGACGCACCACCTCCTGCAGCACACCCGCAAACGCGCGCATCAGACCCAACGCATCGCCTGCCTCGGACCCAACGCATCACCCACGTTAGACCCAACGCATCACTCGTACGCTTGACAAACCCAACACATCACCCGCACACACATCAGACCCAATCAGGCTCAACACatcacccgcacacacgcacactgtgcACACCTAAAGCCTCTCTCCGTGCAACGTTTCATTTCATAAACAGTTGCTAGAATATTTGGGCTCTGCTGAACAATATCCATCACAATACTGACAAAGCACTACAAGCCCATTCGGCTGCTGTACTGCACATTCCAGCAATTTATGAAAAAGCTGATTTCAAGTAATGAAACATGCAAAACAGAATTCTGAGCCAAAAATTTGACAGGCATTCATAACCCTGGCAGCTCCTGGCACAGATTGTCAGACTTTCAGATGACGAGGGGGAGGGGAATCTCTAACCTCTCTGTGGATATTCAGCCTGAGGAACATCTCTCGAATCAGCATCTCCTCACGTTTCACCTCCTTCTGGTTCGCCCCGTTCACATCGTGCtctgcacacaaagcacagcacacCGCCATATTCAACATGCCGCTGCTCCCCACCGCTTCACTTCCATTTCTATTGTTCTCAGTGTGCTTACATGGAGTTTCAACCTCAGGTTTATAtctctagaccacagaactacATCACACCTGGAACAGCCATCCAAATCAGAGAAATAAGGATTAGCGGTTCCGGGTTTAACACAGTTTTGTGGTCTAGGGGTTTAGACCTGAGCTTTAACTCCAGCTAAGCAAGCTGTGGTTgacccattattattattatcaaattaAAGGCTGAGGTGCATCACGAGGCTCCCAACTGGGTTCCTGAACAAAggtgtttaagttctttcatcattttttattaaacttaTCAACACAGTTCAGGGTTGGATTGTTATCATCTGCTTTGTCTTCGAATttttcattatctaccaaacgGTGAGTTTTAGTGGCCATTTTCCATACTTTCACCACATGGGAACTCAGTCATTCGCCTCATTCTTTAATCTGTTCAGTTAAATCATTTTACAGTTTCCTCTTTTTATGTACATGTTTGTAATATAGCACCATAAACCCAACGTGTAATGTGGCTTAAGATGGTAAATAATCCCTCGACCCGTGAAAACTGTAATTATGAAAGGCGAACAGCTCGTTGACATTCTGGAATCACGATTGCGGCTGTAACAAAATCAACATGCACAGGGAGGCCACAGGACCGAGGTGGCTAGAACCTTTGTACAGAGCGGGTTTGGCGAATTACGTGTCACGCTACGATGACACATCTCTGTGTCAACATCAGTACGGCCACTCAAACCTAACACCTCACCCCTGTCCGTATCAGCATTAACGCAGAGACGCCATTTTAGATGCGTGAGGCCACGTGAAAGCGCTTTCTCTCTGAAGCGCACGGCGAAGCGGTCTGGCGTCTCACCTCTGCTCTGCAGGGACTTGTACTTGAAGTCGTGCTCATCTTGCAGGTCCTCCAGAGATTTTATCTTTTGCTCTATTTCCTGGCAACAGAAATGCAGAAAGACTGAGCGTGGCAGTGAcgtgcagcggggggggggggtaactggGGACGTGCTTTTCCTGCGCCCCTGGTTACGGGTCAACGGGGCGACCGGGTGGGGCGACCgcggggtgcgggtgggggggggggggcgtttcggCTCGCGGGGCGGACCgcagagccgcagggtctggcATTCACCTGGACTCTGTTCTTGATGTCCTTC includes:
- the LOC118214287 gene encoding signal transducer and activator of transcription 1-alpha/beta-like; the encoded protein is MAQWYRLQQMDSKYLEQVDQLYDDTFPMEVRQYLSQWIESQDWELVANNDSLATVRFHDLLGQLDDQYSRFTLENNFLQQHNIRKIKRNLQDHFQEDPVHMAMIISKCLQEEQKILASAEKTEDNIGSTQTSMVVEKQRELDGKVKDIKNRVQEIEQKIKSLEDLQDEHDFKYKSLQSREHDVNGANQKEVKREEMLIREMFLRLNIHREEVVRQMADVLNAVEQIQYALVTDELPDWKRRQQIACIGGPPNTCLDQLQTWFTTVAESLQQVRQQVRKLLELEQQYTYENDPITQKKGFLEDRALNLFRNLVINSIVVERQPCMPTHPQRPLVLKTGVQFTVKLRLLVKLQEFNYQLRVKASFDKDVPEKNKLKGFRKFNILGTSTKVMNMEESNGSLAAEFRHLQLKEQKAAGNRTNEGPLIVTEELHSISFETQLCQPGLVIDLEITSLPIVVISNVSQLPSGWASILWYNMLCTEPKNLSFFLSAPQARWCQLSEVLSWQFSSVTKRGLSEEQLSMLGDKLLGREAGGNPEGLIPWTKFCKSEKTFPFWLWIEGILELIKRHLLALWNDGHIMGFVSKDRERALLKDMNSGTFLLRFSESSREGAITFTWVEFSPNGEPQFHAVEPYTKKELTAVSFPDIIRNYKVMAEENIPENPLRFLYPSIPKDSAFGKYYSRQTEQSEPMDVESPSVPGYIKTELISVSEVHPSRFQDTMLPLSPEDFGALTKFINPAEIETVMCSAFPN